Proteins co-encoded in one Deinococcus malanensis genomic window:
- a CDS encoding sensor histidine kinase: YTRTRAEARLHLHVRETEAEFVIGVEDNGVGFDMRHKERLFRLFQRQHPSSVYEGSGLGLAVVRRVTERFGGRAWGEGAVNRGSTFWFAWPRQPTVHE; the protein is encoded by the coding sequence TACACCCGCACCCGAGCAGAAGCCCGCCTCCACCTTCACGTGCGGGAGACGGAAGCGGAGTTTGTGATCGGCGTGGAGGACAACGGGGTAGGGTTCGATATGCGCCACAAGGAGCGGCTGTTCCGGTTGTTTCAGCGCCAGCATCCGTCGAGCGTGTACGAGGGGTCCGGGCTGGGACTGGCGGTGGTGCGGCGGGTGACCGAGCGGTTCGGTGGCCGGGCGTGGGGTGAAGGGGCAGTCAATCGGGGGTCGACCTTCTGGTTCGCGTGGCCCAGACAACCCACGGTTCACGAGTAA